A genomic stretch from Anser cygnoides isolate HZ-2024a breed goose chromosome 30, Taihu_goose_T2T_genome, whole genome shotgun sequence includes:
- the LOC136787631 gene encoding olfactory receptor 14J1-like, translating into LHYGSLVGSRACAQMAAAAWGSGFLNAVLHTATTFSLPLCQGNAVDQFFCEIPQILKLSCSDTYLREVGALVFSVCLVFGCFVFIVVSYVQILRAVLRMPSEQGRHKAFSTCLPHLAVVSLFISTIIFAHLKPPSISTPSLDLVVAVLYVVVPPAVNPVIYSMRNQDLKDTLKKMILVVIFT; encoded by the coding sequence ctgcactacgggagcctcgtgggcagcagagcttgtgcccagatggcagcagctgcctggggcagtggctttctcaatgctgtcctgcacacggccactaccttttccctgcccctctgccaaggcaatgctgtggaccagttcttctgtgaaatcccccagatcctcaagctctcctgctcagacacctacctcagggaagttggggcacttgtgtttagtgtttgtttagtctttggctgttttgttttcattgtggtgtcctatgtgcagatcctcagggctgtgctgaggatgccctctgagcagggccggcacaaagccttttccacgtgcctccctcacctggccgtggtctccctctttatCAGCACTATCATATTTGCacacctgaagcccccctccatctccaccccatccctggacctggtggtggcagttttatatgtggtagtacctccagcagtgaaccccgtcatctacagcatgaggaaccaggacctcaaagacacactgaagaaaatgattctaGTGGTAATATTTACTTAG
- the LOC136787632 gene encoding olfactory receptor 14J1-like — protein sequence MATKKIGVIRLSSDPVRYHTDKGLQPARKQLHYGSVVGSRACAQMAAAAWGSGFLHAVLHTATTFSLPLCQGNAVDQFFCEIPQILKLSCSGSDYLKEVVLLVVSACLAFGCFVFIVVSYVQILRAVLRMPSEQGLHKDISTCLPHLAVVSLFVSTAMFAYLKPPSISSPSLDLVVALLYVVVPPAVNPLIYSMRNQELKATVKKLTLVVLFILTRFPVGSYWTKCPPYSSIKTSYDGTAMFAYLKPPSISSPTPDLVVAVLYSVVPPALNPLIYSMRNKDLKEAMKKLFGYMLFLNH from the exons atggccaccaagaagatcggagttatcagactcagctcagatcctgtGAGATACCACACGGACAAGGGTCTACAGCCAGCAAGAAAACAG ctgcactacgggagcgtcgtgggcagcagagcttgtgcccagatggcagcagctgcctggggcagtggctttctccatgctgtcctgcacacggccactacattttccctgcccctctgccaaggcaatgctgtggaccagttcttctgtgaaatcccccagatcctcaagctctcctgctcaggttCAGACTACCTAAAGGAAGTTGTACTTCTGGTTGTTAGTGCatgtttagcatttggctgttttgttttcattgtggtgtcctatgtgcagatcctcagagccgtgctgaggatgccctctgagcagggcctgcACAAAGACatttccacgtgcctccctcacctggccgtggtctccctgtttgtcagcactgccatgtttgcctacctgaagcccccctccatctcctccccatccttggacctggtggtggcactTTTATATGTGGTagtacctccagcagtgaaccccctcatctacagcatgaggaaccaggagctgaaagccacaGTGAAGAAACTGACTCTagttgtattatttattttgacacggtttcccgtaggatcctactggacaaaatgtccaccatacagctcaataaaaacatcatacgatgg cactgccatgtttgcctacctaaagcccccctccatctcttccccaacCCCGGActtggtggtggcagttctgtactcggtggtgcctccagcactgaaccccctcatctacagcatgaggaacaaggaCCTCAAGGAGGCCATGAAGAAACTCTTTGGATACATGCTTTTTTTGAACCATTAA
- the LOC136787633 gene encoding olfactory receptor 14C36-like: MPNSSSVSEFLLLAFADTRELQLLHFGLFLGIYLAALLGNGLILTAVACDHRLHTPMYFFLLNLALLDLGCISTTLPKAMANALWDTRAISYQGCAAQVFLFVFLTAAEFYVLTIMSYDRYVAICKPLHYGSLVGSRACAQMAAAAWGSGFLNAVLHTATTFSLPLCQGNELDQFFCELPQILKLSCSDACLREVGLLVVSVCLAFGCFVFIVVSYVQILRAVLKIPSEQGRHKAFSTCLPHLAVVSLFISTGMFAYLKPPSISSPALDLVVAVLYSVVPAAMNPLIYSMRNKELKDALRKLFGYVLLHR, encoded by the coding sequence atgcccaacagcagctccgtgagcgagttcctcctgctggcattcgcagacacgcgcgagctgcagctcctgcacttcgggctcttcctgggcatctacctggctgccctcctgggcaacggcctcatcctcaccgccgtagcctgcgaccaccgcctccacacccccatgtacttcttcctcctcaacctcgccctcctcgacctgggctgcatctccaccactctccccaaagccatggccaatgccctctgggacaccagggccatctcctatcaaggatgtgctgcacaggtctttctgtttgtcttcttgactgcagcagaattttatgttctcaccatcatgtcctacgaccgctacgttgccatctgcaaacccctgcactacgggagcctcgtgggcagcagagcttgtgcccagatggcagcagctgcctggggcagtggctttctcaatgctgtcctgcacacggccactacattttccctgcccctctgccaaggtaATGAGCTTGATCAATTCTTCTGTGAGCTTCCTCaaatcctcaagctctcctgctcagatgcctgcCTCAGGGAGGTTGGGCTTCTTGTAGTTAGTGTCTGTTTAGCatttggttgctttgttttcattgtggtgtcctatgtgcagatcttgaGGGCCGTGCTGAAGAttccctctgagcagggccggcacaaagccttttccacgtgcctccctcacctggccgtaGTCTCCCTATTTATCAGTactggcatgtttgcctacctgaagcccccctccatctcctctccagCCCTGGACCTGgttgtggcagttctgtactctgtggttcctgctgccatgaaccccctcatctacagcatgagaaacaaggagctcaaggATGCATTGAGGAAACTCTTTGGATACGTGCTTCTTCATCGTTAA
- the LOC136787540 gene encoding olfactory receptor 14C36-like, whose amino-acid sequence MPNSSSVSEFLLLAFADTRELQLLHFGLFLGIYLAALLGNGLILTAVACDHRLHTPMDFFLLNLALLDLGCISTTLPKAMANALWDTRAISYQGCAAQVFFFLFFISAEFYVLTVMSYDRSLAICKPLHYGSLVGSRACAQMAAAAWGSGFLSAVLHTATAFALPLCQGNAVDQFFCEIPQILKLSCSDAYLREVGALVFSVSLLFGCFVFIVVSYVQIFRAVLRIPSEQGRHKAFSTCLPHLAVVSLFVSTAVVVYLKPPSTSSPSLDLVVAVLYSVVPPAVNPLIYSMRNKELKQALWKLMSRCVSEAINFHSTSADD is encoded by the coding sequence atgcccaacagcagctctgtgagtgagttcctcctgctggcattcgcagacacgcgggagctgcagctcctgcacttcgggctcttcctgggcatctacctggctgccctcctgggcaacggcctcatcctcaccgcggtagcctgcgaccaccgcctccacacccccatggacttcttcctcctcaacctcgccctccttgacctgggctgcatctccaccactctccccaaagccatggccaatgccctctgggacaccagggccatctcctatcagggatgtgctgcacaggtctttttctttctcttcttcatatcagcagaattttatgttctcactgtcatgtcctatgaccgctcccttgccatctgcaagcccctgcactacgggagcctcgtgggcagcagagcttgtgcccagatggcagcagctgcctggggcagtggctttctcagtgctgtcctgcacacggccactgCATTtgccctgcccctctgccaaggcaatgctgtggaccagttcttctgtgaaatcccccagatcctcaaactctcctgctcagatgcctacctcagggaagttggggcacttgtgtttagtgtttctttgctatttggttgttttgttttcattgtggtgtcctatgtgcagatcttcagggcagtgctgaggatcccctctgagcagggccggcacaaagccttttccacgtgcctccctcacctggccgtggtctccctgtttgtcagcactgctgtggttgtctacctgaagcccccctccacctcctctccatccctggacctggtggtggcagttctgtactcggtggtgcctccagcagtgaaccccctcatctacagcatgaggaacaaggagcttAAGCAAGCGCTGTGGAAATTAATGAGTAGATGTGTTTCAGAAGCAATAAATTTCCATTCTACCTCTGCAGATGACTAG